Proteins encoded by one window of Salmo trutta chromosome 17, fSalTru1.1, whole genome shotgun sequence:
- the LOC115152247 gene encoding cyclic nucleotide-gated cation channel beta-1 isoform X1: MFNWVVKVVPQPPDAPGSLGQETANPAPASPQKVSKDEVKKEVNAKPAKQQEEDISEDNGIQSQSGVMTWLSNGFTSALPQPTGTPNLSRSNSVSRSLQEVQREDERNGVIKWIAEGLSKVVPQPDDKYREDIREEEEEETETHEEYIAEPCVYNMKDVPDAEPLPHIPVVEIFSDDEEEDRVPQFPLKVVNWIKNVIPQPVMLPAGYVEAQSKAQSKRSSLDKVLSPPPESLKGDEDSQNSNVVGWFVTGLGLKMPQPVARSRDDVEVVQNVSKQPKAVDLVLEEVVEADLKDLNQEVPSKAMQSEPLQPFKPAQTTQPTQTTQSQPAQPKQPVKPEEPEQTLPNVPESTTPSLEDAETQTGRWTPFIESIKREAEGVAMATMEERMTQERVDLVRMAEEVARHTAETTIRQMQEAQSIKLSIHSQEALLEEDEDPELHMLREEESEVEHTKNKMTECQVCPAREEPVDAAKSDSASPDVEPEPQEELESQSASPSPPPSPEPDPDPVKTAEPEPKPKAQDAKVAPEPVTQQPQKAEDGTAPDTTTKEEGETAEEGGCGASSRLSVHPAVNVEDVDSGGGGHHRHIRQILTPQDPNLKTLTVPRVSKACRQSKVADKEKNLHSQSEDDDEEETETAVRAWPSQSSILSGDDGLKERPASSASQASYVVNERLQELVKMFKERTERAKEKLIDPDDSDDDSPTASPARAPTPPAPPEEPEEEAQPASPDREMEEQQPQSRLCCKVTPPRWIRALLHYRFPASIDPFTNLVYVLWLFVVTLAWNWNVWLIPMRWAFPYQTPSNIYLWLLADYMCDLIYILDIMVFQPRLQFVRGGDIVFDKKDMRKNYMKTFRFKMDVISLVPLELLYFKTGINPLLRFPRLLKVMSFFEFNDRLEAILTKAYVYRVIRTTSYLLYCLHCNACLFYWISAYEGLGSTKWVYDGKGNSYIRCYYFAVKTLITIGGLPEPTTLFEIIFQLINYFVGVFAFSIMIGQMRDVVGAATSGQTYYRACMDNTVKYMASYRIPKDVQNRVKTWYNYTWQSQGMLDEQELLVQLPDKMRLDIAVDVNYDIVSKVSLFQGCDRQMIFDMLKSLRSVVYLPGDYVCKKGEVGREMYIIKAGEVQVVGGPDGKTVFVTLKSGSVFGEISLLAVGGGNRRTANVVAHGFANLFILDKKDLNEILVHYPESQKLLRKKARNMLTKDKKPQEPPKEPAQVIRPRTETPKLLKAALEMAHQKTGLKGTLAKIKENTNISSISLQPSMSSSLTPLSPVSPVSSLDPERKSGIMSPTSDSSTLLRPASHCHRCETLSKEQDNVAEEEAGESVKRKEKRKP, encoded by the exons ATGTTTAACTGGGTGGTGAAAGTGGTTCCTCAGCCTCCTGACGCCCCTGGCTCTCTGGGACAGGAGACAGCCAATCCCGCACCTGCATCACCA CAAAAAGTGTCTAAAGATGAAGTCAAAAAAGAAG TCAATGCAAAACCAGCCAAACAGCAGGAAGAGGATATTTCAGAGGACAATGG tattcAGAGTCAGAGTGGAGTGATGACCTGGCTCTCTAATGGCTTCACCAGTGCTCTGCCTCAACCAACAGGCACCCCTAACCTCAGCAGATCCAACTCTGTATCCAGG TCACTGCAGGAGGTACAAAGAGAGGACGAAAG GAATGGGGTGATTAAGTGGATTGCAGAGGGACTGAGCAAAGTGGTGCCTCAGCCGGATGACAAGTACAGAGAGGATAttcgagaggaggaggaggaggagacagag ACGCACGAAGAGTATATCGCAGAGCCATGT GTTTATAACATGAAAGATGTGCCAG ACGCAGAGCCCCTCCCACACATACCTGTGGTGGAGATCTTTTCAGACGATGAGGAAGAGGATCGGGTACCACAGTTCCCCCTCAA AGTGGTTAACTGGATTAAGAATGTTATTCCTCAGCCTGTGATGCTCCCTGCAGGTTACGTAGAGGCCCAGAGTAAGGCCCAGAGCAAGAGGTCATCTCTTGACAAAG ttTTGTCGCCACCTCCTGAGTCTCTCAAAGGTGACGAGGACTCACAAAACTCCAA TGTCGTGGGCTGGTTTGTGACGGGGCTCGGCCTCAAGATGCCACAGCCTGTCGCGAGATCAAGAGATGACGTTGAAGTTGTGCAGAATG TCTCTAAACAACCCAAAGCAGTGGACCTGGTTCTGGAGGAAGTAGTAGAAGCAGACTTGAAGGATCTGAATCAGGAAGTGCCATCCAAGGCTATGCAGTCAGAACCACTACAGCCTTTTAAGCCCGCACAGACGACACAGCCAACACAGACGACTCAGTCACAGCCGGCACAGCCAAAACAACCAGTGAAACCAGAAGAGCCTGAACAGACTCTTCCAAATGTGCCAGAGTCTACAACACCATCGCTGGAGGATGCGGAGACTCAGACGGGCAGGTGGACTCCCTTCATAGAGAGCATCAAGAGAGAGGCTGAGGGCGTAGCTATGGCTACCATGGAGGAACG GATGACCCAGGAGCGCGTGGATTTGGTGCGAATGGCGGAGGAGGTGGCCAGACACACAGCTGAGACGACCATCAGGCAGATGCAAGAGGCACAATCAATCAAGCTTTCCATTCACAGCCAGGAAGCCCTTCTGGAAGAAGACGAGGACCCAGA GTTACACATGCTacgggaggaggagagtgaggtgGAGCACACTAAGAATAAGATGACAGA GTGTCAGGTGTGTCCTGCTAGGGAGGAGCCAGTGGATGCAGCAAAAAGTGACTCTGCATCACCCGACGTTGAACCAGAGCCCCAGGAAGAGCTAGAGTCCCAGAGtgcctctccatcccctcctcccagcCCAGAACCAGATCCAGATCCAGTCAAGACAGCAGAGCCTGAACCTAAACCAAAGGCCCAGGATGCCAAAGTAGCACCTGAACCGGTGACCCAACAACCACAGAAAGCAGAGGACGGAACCGCACCTGACACCACTACCAAG GAAGAGGGGGAGACTGCAGAGGAGGGTGGCTGTGGTG CGAGCTCCAGGCTCAGTGTGCACCCTGCTGTCAATGTGGAGGACGTGGATTCAGGCGGAGGGGGGCACCATCGACACATTCGCCAAATCCTCACCCCCCAGGACCCCAACCTCAAGACCCTGACCGTACCCAGAGTGTCCAAAGCCTGCCGCCAGAG CAAAGTTGCTGATAAAGA AAAGAACCTGCACTCTCAGagtgaggatgatgatgaagaggagacTGAGACCGCAGTGAGGGCGTGGCCTAGCCAGTCCAGCATCCTCAGCGGAGACGATGG GCTAAAGGAACGGCCTGCGTCGTCCGCTAGCCAGGCCAGCTACGTGGTGAACGAGCGCCTACAGGAGCTGGTCAAGATGTttaaggagaggacagagagggccAAAGAGAAACTCATAGACCCAGATGACTCTGATGATGACAGTCCCACTGCCT CCCCTGCGAGAGCTCCAACACCTCCTGCGCCTCCAGAGGAGCCGGAGGAGGAAGCACAACCAGCCTCCCCtgacagggagatggaggagcAGCAACCCCAGTCTAGACTGTGCTGCAAGGTGACGCCTCCTCGCTGGATCAGAGCCCTGCTTCACTATCGCTTCCCCGCTAGCATCGACCCCTTCACCA aTCTGGTCTATGTGCTGTGGCTCTTTGTCGTCACCTTGGCGTGGAACTGGAACGTGTGGCTGATCCCAATGCGCTGGGCCTTCCCCTACCAGACCCCTAGTAACATCTACCTGTGGCTGCTAGCCGACTACATGTGTGACCTCATCTACATCCTGGACATCATGGTCTTCCAGCCCCGCCTGCAGTTTGTCCGCGGTGGCGACATAGTG TTTGACAAAAAGGACATGCGAAAGAATTACATGAAAACTTTCCGGTTCAAG ATGGATGTCATCAGTCTTGTGCCACTGGAATTGTTGTATTTTAAAACTGGGATCAACCCACTCCTCCGCTTCCCACGGCTACTAAAG GTAATGTCTTTCTTCGAGTTCAACGACCGTCTTGAGGCCATCCTGACCAAAGCCTACGTTTACAG AGTGATCCGGACCACCAGCTACCTGCTGTACTGCCTCCACTGTAACGCCTGTCTGTTCTACTGGATCTCTGCGTATGAAGGTCTGGGCTCCACGAAGTGGGTCTATGATGGAAAGGGCAACAG TTACATCCGCTGCTACTACTTTGCTGTGAAGACTCTGATCACCATTGGTGGACTGCCGGAGCCCACAACGCTCTTTGAAATCATCTTTCAGCTCATCAACTACTTTGTAGGAGTGTTTGCCTTTTCCATCATGATAGGACAG ATGAGAGATGTGGTCGGTGCAGCCACTTCAGGACAGACGTACTACAGAGCATGCATGGACAACACTGTCAAATACATGGCCTCCTACCGTATCCCCAAAGACGTGCAAAACCGGGTCAAAACCTGGTACAACTACACCTGGCAGTCCCAGGGCATGCTGG ATGAACAGGAGCTTCTGGTCCAGCTCCCAGACAAGATGAGGCTGGACATCGCTGTGGATGTCAACTATGACATTGTCAGTAAAGtctctctcttccag GGTTGCGACAGACAGATGATCTTTGACATGTTAAAGAGTCTGAGGTCTGTTGTTTACCTCCCGGGGGACTATGTCTGCAAAAAG GGTGAGGTTGGACGGGAGATGTACATTATCAAGGCCGGGGAGGTGCAGGTGGTGGGCGGGCCAGACGGGAAGACCGTGTTTGTCACACTGAAGTCGGGGTCAGTGTTTGGGGAAATCAG CTTGcttgcagtgggtggaggaaACAGAAGAACAGCCAACGTAGTGGCTCATGGCTTCGCCAACCTGTTCATCCTGGACAAGAAGGACCTCAATGAGATTTTAGTGCATTACCCCGAGTCTCAGAAGCTGCTCCGCAAGAAGGccag GAATATGCTGACAAAAGACAAGAAGCCTCAGGAGCCTCCGAAGGAGCCGGCCCAGGTGATCCGTCCTCGGACAGAGACACCCAAGCTACTCAAAGCTGCTCTGGAGATGGCTCATCAGAAAACAGGCCTCAAAGGGACCCTTGCAAAGATTAAGGAGAACACCAACATATCCAGTATTTCTCTACAG CCCTCAATGTCCTCCTCCCTGACTCCCCTGTCCCCAGTCTCTCCGGTCTCCAGTCTGGACCCAGAGCGCAAGTCTGGCATCATGTCCCCAACCTCAGACAGCTCCACGTTGCTCCGCCCTGCCTCCCATTGTCACAGATGTGAGACGCTGTCCAAGGAGCAGGACAACGTGGCGGAAGAAGAGGCAGGAGAGAGTGTGAagaggaaagaaaagagaaagCCATGA
- the LOC115152247 gene encoding cyclic nucleotide-gated cation channel beta-1 isoform X2 — protein sequence MFNWVVKVVPQPPDAPGSLGQETANPAPASPQKVSKDEVKKEVNAKPAKQQEEDISEDNGIQSQSGVMTWLSNGFTSALPQPTGTPNLSRSNSVSRSLQEVQREDERNGVIKWIAEGLSKVVPQPDDKYREDIREEEEEETEVYNMKDVPDAEPLPHIPVVEIFSDDEEEDRVPQFPLKVVNWIKNVIPQPVMLPAGYVEAQSKAQSKRSSLDKVLSPPPESLKGDEDSQNSNVVGWFVTGLGLKMPQPVARSRDDVEVVQNVSKQPKAVDLVLEEVVEADLKDLNQEVPSKAMQSEPLQPFKPAQTTQPTQTTQSQPAQPKQPVKPEEPEQTLPNVPESTTPSLEDAETQTGRWTPFIESIKREAEGVAMATMEERMTQERVDLVRMAEEVARHTAETTIRQMQEAQSIKLSIHSQEALLEEDEDPELHMLREEESEVEHTKNKMTECQVCPAREEPVDAAKSDSASPDVEPEPQEELESQSASPSPPPSPEPDPDPVKTAEPEPKPKAQDAKVAPEPVTQQPQKAEDGTAPDTTTKEEGETAEEGGCGASSRLSVHPAVNVEDVDSGGGGHHRHIRQILTPQDPNLKTLTVPRVSKACRQSKVADKEKNLHSQSEDDDEEETETAVRAWPSQSSILSGDDGLKERPASSASQASYVVNERLQELVKMFKERTERAKEKLIDPDDSDDDSPTASPARAPTPPAPPEEPEEEAQPASPDREMEEQQPQSRLCCKVTPPRWIRALLHYRFPASIDPFTNLVYVLWLFVVTLAWNWNVWLIPMRWAFPYQTPSNIYLWLLADYMCDLIYILDIMVFQPRLQFVRGGDIVFDKKDMRKNYMKTFRFKMDVISLVPLELLYFKTGINPLLRFPRLLKVMSFFEFNDRLEAILTKAYVYRVIRTTSYLLYCLHCNACLFYWISAYEGLGSTKWVYDGKGNSYIRCYYFAVKTLITIGGLPEPTTLFEIIFQLINYFVGVFAFSIMIGQMRDVVGAATSGQTYYRACMDNTVKYMASYRIPKDVQNRVKTWYNYTWQSQGMLDEQELLVQLPDKMRLDIAVDVNYDIVSKVSLFQGCDRQMIFDMLKSLRSVVYLPGDYVCKKGEVGREMYIIKAGEVQVVGGPDGKTVFVTLKSGSVFGEISLLAVGGGNRRTANVVAHGFANLFILDKKDLNEILVHYPESQKLLRKKARNMLTKDKKPQEPPKEPAQVIRPRTETPKLLKAALEMAHQKTGLKGTLAKIKENTNISSISLQPSMSSSLTPLSPVSPVSSLDPERKSGIMSPTSDSSTLLRPASHCHRCETLSKEQDNVAEEEAGESVKRKEKRKP from the exons ATGTTTAACTGGGTGGTGAAAGTGGTTCCTCAGCCTCCTGACGCCCCTGGCTCTCTGGGACAGGAGACAGCCAATCCCGCACCTGCATCACCA CAAAAAGTGTCTAAAGATGAAGTCAAAAAAGAAG TCAATGCAAAACCAGCCAAACAGCAGGAAGAGGATATTTCAGAGGACAATGG tattcAGAGTCAGAGTGGAGTGATGACCTGGCTCTCTAATGGCTTCACCAGTGCTCTGCCTCAACCAACAGGCACCCCTAACCTCAGCAGATCCAACTCTGTATCCAGG TCACTGCAGGAGGTACAAAGAGAGGACGAAAG GAATGGGGTGATTAAGTGGATTGCAGAGGGACTGAGCAAAGTGGTGCCTCAGCCGGATGACAAGTACAGAGAGGATAttcgagaggaggaggaggaggagacagag GTTTATAACATGAAAGATGTGCCAG ACGCAGAGCCCCTCCCACACATACCTGTGGTGGAGATCTTTTCAGACGATGAGGAAGAGGATCGGGTACCACAGTTCCCCCTCAA AGTGGTTAACTGGATTAAGAATGTTATTCCTCAGCCTGTGATGCTCCCTGCAGGTTACGTAGAGGCCCAGAGTAAGGCCCAGAGCAAGAGGTCATCTCTTGACAAAG ttTTGTCGCCACCTCCTGAGTCTCTCAAAGGTGACGAGGACTCACAAAACTCCAA TGTCGTGGGCTGGTTTGTGACGGGGCTCGGCCTCAAGATGCCACAGCCTGTCGCGAGATCAAGAGATGACGTTGAAGTTGTGCAGAATG TCTCTAAACAACCCAAAGCAGTGGACCTGGTTCTGGAGGAAGTAGTAGAAGCAGACTTGAAGGATCTGAATCAGGAAGTGCCATCCAAGGCTATGCAGTCAGAACCACTACAGCCTTTTAAGCCCGCACAGACGACACAGCCAACACAGACGACTCAGTCACAGCCGGCACAGCCAAAACAACCAGTGAAACCAGAAGAGCCTGAACAGACTCTTCCAAATGTGCCAGAGTCTACAACACCATCGCTGGAGGATGCGGAGACTCAGACGGGCAGGTGGACTCCCTTCATAGAGAGCATCAAGAGAGAGGCTGAGGGCGTAGCTATGGCTACCATGGAGGAACG GATGACCCAGGAGCGCGTGGATTTGGTGCGAATGGCGGAGGAGGTGGCCAGACACACAGCTGAGACGACCATCAGGCAGATGCAAGAGGCACAATCAATCAAGCTTTCCATTCACAGCCAGGAAGCCCTTCTGGAAGAAGACGAGGACCCAGA GTTACACATGCTacgggaggaggagagtgaggtgGAGCACACTAAGAATAAGATGACAGA GTGTCAGGTGTGTCCTGCTAGGGAGGAGCCAGTGGATGCAGCAAAAAGTGACTCTGCATCACCCGACGTTGAACCAGAGCCCCAGGAAGAGCTAGAGTCCCAGAGtgcctctccatcccctcctcccagcCCAGAACCAGATCCAGATCCAGTCAAGACAGCAGAGCCTGAACCTAAACCAAAGGCCCAGGATGCCAAAGTAGCACCTGAACCGGTGACCCAACAACCACAGAAAGCAGAGGACGGAACCGCACCTGACACCACTACCAAG GAAGAGGGGGAGACTGCAGAGGAGGGTGGCTGTGGTG CGAGCTCCAGGCTCAGTGTGCACCCTGCTGTCAATGTGGAGGACGTGGATTCAGGCGGAGGGGGGCACCATCGACACATTCGCCAAATCCTCACCCCCCAGGACCCCAACCTCAAGACCCTGACCGTACCCAGAGTGTCCAAAGCCTGCCGCCAGAG CAAAGTTGCTGATAAAGA AAAGAACCTGCACTCTCAGagtgaggatgatgatgaagaggagacTGAGACCGCAGTGAGGGCGTGGCCTAGCCAGTCCAGCATCCTCAGCGGAGACGATGG GCTAAAGGAACGGCCTGCGTCGTCCGCTAGCCAGGCCAGCTACGTGGTGAACGAGCGCCTACAGGAGCTGGTCAAGATGTttaaggagaggacagagagggccAAAGAGAAACTCATAGACCCAGATGACTCTGATGATGACAGTCCCACTGCCT CCCCTGCGAGAGCTCCAACACCTCCTGCGCCTCCAGAGGAGCCGGAGGAGGAAGCACAACCAGCCTCCCCtgacagggagatggaggagcAGCAACCCCAGTCTAGACTGTGCTGCAAGGTGACGCCTCCTCGCTGGATCAGAGCCCTGCTTCACTATCGCTTCCCCGCTAGCATCGACCCCTTCACCA aTCTGGTCTATGTGCTGTGGCTCTTTGTCGTCACCTTGGCGTGGAACTGGAACGTGTGGCTGATCCCAATGCGCTGGGCCTTCCCCTACCAGACCCCTAGTAACATCTACCTGTGGCTGCTAGCCGACTACATGTGTGACCTCATCTACATCCTGGACATCATGGTCTTCCAGCCCCGCCTGCAGTTTGTCCGCGGTGGCGACATAGTG TTTGACAAAAAGGACATGCGAAAGAATTACATGAAAACTTTCCGGTTCAAG ATGGATGTCATCAGTCTTGTGCCACTGGAATTGTTGTATTTTAAAACTGGGATCAACCCACTCCTCCGCTTCCCACGGCTACTAAAG GTAATGTCTTTCTTCGAGTTCAACGACCGTCTTGAGGCCATCCTGACCAAAGCCTACGTTTACAG AGTGATCCGGACCACCAGCTACCTGCTGTACTGCCTCCACTGTAACGCCTGTCTGTTCTACTGGATCTCTGCGTATGAAGGTCTGGGCTCCACGAAGTGGGTCTATGATGGAAAGGGCAACAG TTACATCCGCTGCTACTACTTTGCTGTGAAGACTCTGATCACCATTGGTGGACTGCCGGAGCCCACAACGCTCTTTGAAATCATCTTTCAGCTCATCAACTACTTTGTAGGAGTGTTTGCCTTTTCCATCATGATAGGACAG ATGAGAGATGTGGTCGGTGCAGCCACTTCAGGACAGACGTACTACAGAGCATGCATGGACAACACTGTCAAATACATGGCCTCCTACCGTATCCCCAAAGACGTGCAAAACCGGGTCAAAACCTGGTACAACTACACCTGGCAGTCCCAGGGCATGCTGG ATGAACAGGAGCTTCTGGTCCAGCTCCCAGACAAGATGAGGCTGGACATCGCTGTGGATGTCAACTATGACATTGTCAGTAAAGtctctctcttccag GGTTGCGACAGACAGATGATCTTTGACATGTTAAAGAGTCTGAGGTCTGTTGTTTACCTCCCGGGGGACTATGTCTGCAAAAAG GGTGAGGTTGGACGGGAGATGTACATTATCAAGGCCGGGGAGGTGCAGGTGGTGGGCGGGCCAGACGGGAAGACCGTGTTTGTCACACTGAAGTCGGGGTCAGTGTTTGGGGAAATCAG CTTGcttgcagtgggtggaggaaACAGAAGAACAGCCAACGTAGTGGCTCATGGCTTCGCCAACCTGTTCATCCTGGACAAGAAGGACCTCAATGAGATTTTAGTGCATTACCCCGAGTCTCAGAAGCTGCTCCGCAAGAAGGccag GAATATGCTGACAAAAGACAAGAAGCCTCAGGAGCCTCCGAAGGAGCCGGCCCAGGTGATCCGTCCTCGGACAGAGACACCCAAGCTACTCAAAGCTGCTCTGGAGATGGCTCATCAGAAAACAGGCCTCAAAGGGACCCTTGCAAAGATTAAGGAGAACACCAACATATCCAGTATTTCTCTACAG CCCTCAATGTCCTCCTCCCTGACTCCCCTGTCCCCAGTCTCTCCGGTCTCCAGTCTGGACCCAGAGCGCAAGTCTGGCATCATGTCCCCAACCTCAGACAGCTCCACGTTGCTCCGCCCTGCCTCCCATTGTCACAGATGTGAGACGCTGTCCAAGGAGCAGGACAACGTGGCGGAAGAAGAGGCAGGAGAGAGTGTGAagaggaaagaaaagagaaagCCATGA